DNA from Pseudomonadota bacterium:
CGGGGCTGGATGACCGCAACGCGCTCGACAACGCCGACCAACGCCGGATCGCCGCCGCCGCGGCAGACGCGGCGACACCACCGGCGCTGCCTGACGGCAGCAAGGGCGCCTGAGGTGCAACGACGGTCTCGGCGGCCTCAGTCGGCCGCCTGAGCGTGGGCGGCGCGCACCTGGCGCGCAACGGCCTCGACGTCGACCGCGCCGTGCGTGTCCACCTGCACGAGTGGACCGAGGCCGAGCGGGCCGAGCGCGGCCTGTTCGTGAAAGCTGCGCGCGAGCGCAGCGGTGTCCCGTTGCGCGTCACCGTGGCCCCGGTGGCGTCGACGGGCGCTGAAGCGCGCGAGTGCGACGTCGGGGTCGCAGTGGCAGTGCAGTTCGACGGTGGCGCCGGGCACGTTGCCTGACCAGCCGGTTGGTGTGCCTGACTCGGTGGCAGACCTCGGGTGCCGCCACCACGACACCAACACCGCATCGACGGGCTGCGATGCGAGCTCGATGAACGCCGTGTCGGCTTCGCGACTCAAGGCTGTTCGATCGGCAGGGCTGATCTCACCGTGGCGCGCAAACAGCGCCTCGAGGAAGCGGTCCTTGTCGTGACACCGCATGTTCAGCACCGTGGCGAGCGCCGTGCCGAGGGTCGATTTGCCGCTCGCAGGCAAGCCGGTCACCAGCACGCGTGTGATCACCTGAGGGCCTCCGGCTGCGGCGGGCCACGCCGAGCCTGCCGTGTGCCCGGATCAGTTGAGAGCACGGCGTACCGACCGGAACAGGACAGTGCCGGACGCGGCAGCCACCAACACGCAAAAGGCGATTTTCGACACCGTGCCCATGGTGCCCTCGATCAGCACCGCGTGTGTGACGGTGCCGGCGACTATCACCGTAGCCAGTGACCCGTGGCACAGCAGCCAGGTGCCTGGCCTGAGCCGCCAGCGTCGACGCAGCAGCGCGAGGCCGGCCGTGGCGAAGACAGCCCACATCGCGATCACGCCCCAGAGCGAGAACGGCGTCGGTGAGTCCAGCAACAGGGCGTCGACGACGTCGGGCGGGCTCGTGACCCAGAGCCCACCGACGTGCACGACCACGGCCAGCACCAGTGCCGCTCCGACGCCGCGGTGTGCGCGCTGGCTCAGCGGTGCGCTGAGGCCAGGCAGCAGCCGCCCGGCCAGCAGCGGTTGCACCAGCAGCAGGGCGAGAGCCAAAACGCCCGCGAAGCCCGCGAGCTGGTAGGTCGCGTCGCGCCACTGCAGCAGCGGGCTGGTCGCTGCCGCGAAGAGGGGCACACCGAGGGCGAGCGCGAGCGCCGACCAGCTGATCAGCAGGCGTGCGCGCGGCACCGGAGCGCGTCGAGTGCTCAGGCGGGTTCCAGCACGAAATGGGCGCTGAGGGTCGTGTCTGCGGCGCTCGGCATCACCGGCCGCAGGAACACTGTTTTGAAATCACCGCTGTCGTAAGCGAGGTGGCCATGCGGTTGCCCGAAGGCGGGCACGATCTGGGGCATCTCGAGGCGGAATTCGCCGTTCGCGTCGGTCAGGGTGGCCCCGTGGCTGTGGGGATCCCGCTCGTGGCCCTCGGTGGTGTGGGCCCAGATCTGGATGCGCTGGCCGGCGAGCGGGACGCCGTCCCCCGCGCGGCGCACGGTGCCGGTCATCCAGAAGCCGCCGCCGCCGATGCGCTCGACGATCGGCGCGCCGGGACGGTAGTTGTTGGACCCACCGCGCATGGAGCGCGTGGGCTTCACGGCATCGGCCTGTGCGGCGGTGCCGAGGCCGGATGCCCCTGCGGCGATGGCTGTCCCCACTGTGGCCAGAAACGCGCGGCGGTCGGTACGGATTCGGTTCATTCGGCTGGCTCCGACTGGCGGCGCGCGGTGTGGCCGCGCGCCAAGACGTGTGTGTCACAGAGACTCGCACATCGGCCTGAAGTTGCACAGCTGCCGAGCCTGTCGCACCGCGCCGCGTTCGCCGCCATTGGGAACCCGACCAGCCGGCCACACTGTTCGTGTACATTGTCGCTGTTGGCAGCGCGGGCCCGGCCGTTGACCCGCCCCGGGAATCGGGTTTGAATGGCCGTGGGCTCCGCAGGCCGGGGTTGGTGTATTGATACAAGCCTGGAGTGACTTTGGTGGCGCTCGCGGGCGACGGCGGCGTGAAGTCGTGTGACAAGGAGCGTGACGACGACATGGTTGAAGACCCCAAGTATCTCCCCGTGCGACGCGGTGAGTACCCCTTTCCCTTGCTGGACGGGCCCGAGGAATCGCCGTACCTCACCTGGGTTCGCAACCACTCGAACTACATGGCGGTGCGCGGCCTGCTCGATTACATCCGGGCGGCCGGTGTGCTGTTGCGTGGCATCCTGGTCAACTTCCTGGTGCTGTTGCCCTACCTGCTGTTGTCGGGCCTCGCCGTGGCGATGGCGCACCTGTTTTTACCGACCTCATTCGACTTCACCGAGTACACGCTGATCGGTGCGCTGGTGTGCGTGCTGGTGTTTCCGCTGGTGTCGACGCTCTACCGCGTGGCACGACACCGGGTGCGTCTGAAAACCGGCAGCGACAGCTCGGTGGACACCCGAGACCGGTTCGAGCGGGTGTACGGAGGCATCCTGCTGATCATCGTCGCGGTGGCGTTGTTCGAGTCGCTGTCGGTGTTTCTGTTTCCGTTTCACCAGCTCATCTACGAGCGGGAGCTGGGGTGGTCGTTCGTGTCGGTCGGTGCCATTGCCACCGCGGCCTTTGCCGGCGCTGACAAACTGCTGAGCGTACTTGGCGGGTCAGCCGGCAAGATCGCGCTGTTCGCGATCGGTGTGCTCGGGCTGTTTCTGCCCCTGTTGGTCGTCCTGTTGGTGGCCGATTTCCTCGTGTTCAGCCCGCCGTCGGCGGACTGGAACAGCTGGCTGCTGACCCTGGCTCTGGTGGCACTGGGGCTGGTTGTGCTGACGTTCGTGCTCGGTGCCGTCACCCTGAGCTTCACCCTCCGCGATCTCGTCAAGCTGGTGTTGCTGTTGCTCGTGTGTTTTGGCCTCTTTGTCACCACGGTCTGGACGCACAGCATTGCCTCGTCGCAGAAGGCGCGTTTTGAGCAAGCCCTCGACGCTTCGCTGTTTGCGTTGGCGTATCCGCAGATGACCTCTGGCAGCGACCCGAGTACACAGCGCGATGAAACGCACTCGCTCGGTCAGGATGTCGGGCGCTTCATCGAGGCGACGGTGGCGCGTCCTGGCCCGCGCTTGCAGGCGTTGAGCGAAGCGGTGTGGTGGTACACGCTCGAGCTCGATCAACCGGTGTTTGACGACGACGCACCGCTCGACACCGAGCCGCCCGAGGTGCCCGGCCTGGAGGCCATCGATGTGCCTGAATACGCCTCCGTGCGGCTTCAGTCACTGGTGGCTGCGGCGTGGGAGGTGGTGACGCTGGCCAACCTCCAGGACGCGCTCGAGATGGATGAGGTGCTCGAGCTTGCTGATTCGCTCGAGCAGACGGATTTCGAAACGAACCCACTTGAGTTCGCGTTGGTGTGGGAAGTGGACGCCTTGACAACGCGACTGCAGAACATTGCCGCCGTGCTCGCAGCGGTGCAGTTCTCGGCCGACGATGCGGCGTTGACGGACTCTGCCGCCGACGCCGTGGCGGATGTTGTCGAACCGTTCAAGCCGGCGGTGTCGGCGGGGTTGATTCGCGCGCTGCTCACATCCGCTGATGTCGGTGACGGCACCTCTTCGCTCTCCCGACTGGCCGAACTCGACAACTACTTTGAGGCCATCGACGCGTACCTGTACGAGACCGGTGTCGACTGTTTCGAAGCACCGAACACGCCTGCGTGCGCGACGATGGTGTTTCCGACCGAGTTTCCCGGGTTGACCGGTGTGAGCCCGCTGACCTTCAACGAAATGCTGCTGAACGATTTCGAACCGCTGATGGCTGAAGCCCGTTCGGAGCTCTCTATCGCGGCCAACTACTCGAGGAGCCTGTACCCGGCCATTTACCGGACGCTCGAAGCGCGCGAAGCGCGTGCGACCGGGTTGATGGTCAAGGGCGCCTATCTGCTGATGTTCACGGCTCTGTTGTGGTTTCTGATGTGGTTGACCGTGGACGTCAACCAGACCTCCATCCACGGGCTCTACCGCGACCGCCTGGCGTCGGCCTTCCTGGTCGGTGAGGACGCCAACGGTGACATCGCCATCGAGAAAGACCTGGACCTCGACGAGATCGCCTGCCGCGAGGCCGGCTCGACGGCGCCGTACCATCTGATCAACGTTGCCCTGAACCTCCAGGGCAGCAAGGACATCTCGATCCGCGACCGCAAGAGCGATTTCTTCATCTTCAGCAAGCGCTTCACCGGCGGCGAGCGCACCGGGTATTGCCGCAGTGAATCGATGAACTACGTCTACCCGCAGATGGGCCTCGCCACGGCCATGGCGATTTCGGCCGCCGCGGCATCGCCGAACATGGGGCGTTCCACCAGCCCGGCGCTGGTCGCCATTCTCACCTTGTTGAATGTGCGCCTGGGCTATTGGATTCCGAACCCGGGTCGACTCGAGCAGTGGCTCGACAAGCACAAGGGCGAGGGCGACAAGAAAGGCGCGTACGATTTCAACGATGTCCTGCGCGAGGAGCTCGATGACATTGCCGCGCGCTGGGCGCAATACCCGGCGGGTGCGGTGCGTACCCTCGCAGCCGGCGCTGGCGAGCCGCACCGGCTGACCGTGGCCAACGGCGTGGTCGGGGTCGGCTTTTCCGGCGGCGGCATTCGCTCGGCGACGGTCAACCTCGGGATCACCCAGGCCTTGCACCACCATGGCGTGTTCGACCATATCGATTACATGTCAACGGTGTCCGGCGGCGGGTATCTGGGGTCGAGCCTCAGTGCCTTGATGCGCGGCAAGACCCCGACTGCGTGCAAGATCACCGGCGAGGTCACCCTGAGTGAAACCGACGACGGCCAGCAGGTCATCTCGATCGTGCCGCAGTCGGGCGATCCGGTGCGTTACCAGTTCGCGCCCGACGCGACGGCGGCGGTTCGGCACGGCGAGAAGATCAAGCCGGGCTACCGCCTGATCAACCTCGGGCCGCCACCGAACAAGGAACAGAGCTCGCTGAACACGCTCTTCAGCTGGCGCGTGCGACCGCGCGCGCTGATGCGCGAGTTGCTCGGCAAACTCAACGAGACGCACCGCTGGGTCAACGTGTCTGACGGCGGGCACATCGAGAACCTGGCCGGCATCGAGCTGTTGCGGCGCCGCTGTAAATTCATCATCTTGGGCGACGGTGAGGCAGACCCGCAGCACCACTTCAACGGCCTCGCAACCCTGATTCGCCTGGCGCGCATCGACCTCGGCGTCACGATCGACATCGACCTCGCCCCGTTGCGGCTCGACGCCGATGGCCATGCGACGGCCCACTGGGCGATCGGCGATGTCCACTACCCCGGTGATGCCGAGCCGGGGCGGTTGTTGTATTTGAAGTCGTCGCTGACCGGCGACGAGGACGAAGTGATCCGCGAGTACCGCCACGGGCACAGCAGCTTCCCGCACCAGTCGACCGCGGATCAGTTCTTCGGCGAAGGCCAGTTCGAGGCCTACCGCAGCCTCGGCCAGCACATCGCCGAGCACGCGCTGAGCCACCTTCAGCCGGACAGACAGCCAGACGAACGCCTGAGTTTCGCGGCCTTTGAGGCGTGGTTTTCGGCGTTGCAAGCCGTGGCCGGCAAACCCGATAACGGCTCGGTCGACGTCTGACACCGTGGGTGCTGTCCGCGGGCACTGCAGCGCCCAGGTGATTGTGTCTCGTGGCGTGGCGCTCAGCAGCGTGCGGGAACCATGACGATCGGTGAGCCCGGCTGGGTGCTGCACGCGGGCGCGGTGCTCGATGGCGACAGATTCCACGACCGGCCATTGCACTTCGGGACAGGGCGCGTTGTGGACACCCCGGTCGCGCCCGCGGCCGCGCGTGCATTCGACGCGGCTGGGTTGCTGATTGTGCCCGGTATGGTCGACGTGCACGGCGACGCCTTCGAGCGCAACATCGCGCCTCGGCCAGGTGTGACCTTCGATCTCGGTGCGGCGTTGATCGAGACCGACCGACAACTGGTCGCGAACGGCATCACCACGGCGTACCTCGCCGTGACCGTGTCCTGGGAGCCGGGCTTGCGCAGCCTCGCGACGGCGGTCGAGCTGATGCACGCACTCGAGCGTGTCCGACCGAGCTTGATTGTCGACCTGCGTGTGCAGATCAGGTGGGAAATCACCGCGACGGAAGCCGTTGACTCCGTGTGCAGGTGGTTGTCGACACAACCGACACCCACGCTCGCGTTCAATGATCACTTCACCACACTCCTCGGCAACCCGCGCGAGGTTGCCAAACTGCCGCTGTACGCGGCGCGAAGTGGACTGTCGCCGGGGGCGTACCGTGCGCAGTTGAAGCGGGTGATCTCGCAAGGCGACGCCATCGACCGGGCGGTCAAGCGCATCGCCAACGTCGCTCGAACCCGCGGCGTGCCGATGTTCGCCCACGACGAGACCTCGATTGACATGCGACGGCACTACCGGGCTTTGGGCGTGGCGGTGTGCGAGTTTCCGCTGACCGTCGACACGGCGCGTGAGGCCCGCGCTCACGGCGAGGCAGTGGTGTTGGGTGCGCCCAACGTCGTGCGCGGTGGCAGCCACACCGGTGCGGTGCACGCCGGCGGTGCCATTGCCGACGGCCTGTGCACCGTGCTGTCAACGGACTACCACTACCCGGCGCTGTTCGGCGCGGCAGCGACGTTGGCGGGCAACGACCTCGCACGCCTCGCCGAGGCGTGGGCGCTGGTGTCCCGCAATGCCGCAGTGGCGGTGGGCCTGTCAGACCGGGGGACGCTGGCGTTGGGCCAGCGCGCTGACGCCATTGCCTTGAACTGGACAGCACATGGTCCGTCGATCAACGCGGTGTTCGTGCGGGGTCGGCCGGTGTTCCTGAGTGAGCCTGAGCGCGTTCAGCGAACGCTGTAGTCCGCCTGGCGCGGCCCTCGCTCTTTCAGTGAATGGTGCTGGTGCGCTCGATGCTCTCGACGCATTCGCCGGCTTTGTGCAAGCCCGATATACGCGACAACGTGCCCTGCAGCGCGGTGGTCCAGCGTGCCTTCTCGACCAGCCGTGGCGACCGCCCGCCGATGGGTTCGGCGATGGCTTTCTCAAGCGAGGTTTCGGGCAGAGAACCCCAATGCACGTAGCGCATGCGCCAATGCGGGAACCGGCGTGTGCGCAGTTCAGGTTCCTCGAAAGTCTGTATTACGCTGTGGCGGTCGTCTGAGTGGATCCTGTCCATGATGCGTGAGACGCGGGTGTCCGGTCCCTCGATGTACTGGAAAAAGTAGGTGTTGTAGAAGCACAGGTAGCCGGTGACATCAAAGACTTCGTTCTGCACCGCCGACACGTGGGCTATCTCCCAGGCACGCGTGTCGTTGAGCTCGATCGCTGCGCTGCTGTAATACAAGATCGCTTTCATGGTCGCCCCGCGTGAGTGTGGGGAAGGGGGCCGCGAACCGACTGCGGTTGACGCGCGCAGTCCCACTGGACCGTTTTGGCCCGATGGCGTGACCGCCAGGGTGCGCCTCGACACCCACCGTGTACCAACGGCTCACGCTATTGGTATCGTTGCACCAAAAAGGTACACCATCGCAGACGCGTGTACACAACACTTTTTGCCACTACGTGGATGCCCTCATGCGATTCGGCTCGGAATGCGACAGGCACGTGGTGCGCGCTCGGTTGTCTGGTCTGACAGGTTGGCTCGGGCTGTGAACCGCCGTGTTGGTGACTGATCAATTTGGGGTATCCAGCCCCTGCGAGACGGCGTGTGAGCGTGCTCGGCCCGCTCTGTTGTGTGGCGGTGAACACCCGCTGAGCGGGCTACGGCGTTGGATGGGTGACCGGGCCCCTGGCCGACTCGATCACTGCGGCGGGCTCGAGCAGCGACGCCGAGTCGCCCAGTTGCGCCAGTGTGAGCTTCAGCGCAGAGGACAACACCGCGACGTTGTGCGGCGTGTGTCGCACCGTGTCGAAGCTGACCTGCATCAGGTGCTCGAGTCGGGTGTCCGGCGCCTCGCCCGACGCCACAACCTGCATGCTCCAATCCGGAAAGCGACGGTGCTCCAGCCCGTGCTCTTCGCGTGTGCACAGCACGCGGTGGCGTGCGTCCTCCCGGATGTGGATCAGCAGCGCGTCGACGGTGGCGCTGTCACCTTCCAGGTACTGAAAGAACAGGCCATCCTGCGCACTCAGGTAGCCGGTGACACCGCAGCCGTGATTGCGGGCAGCGGAAACACGGGCGATGTCCCAGGCGATCTGCATGTCCAGCGTGCCGCGTGCCTGACTGAAATACGCTAGGGCCTTCACGTGAGCGTCCTTGTGTCCTGGCCTCGCGGCCTTGTTGTCAACGGCCGGAACACCCGTGGCCGCCCTGTGGCTGTGCAGCACGGCATCGGCCTGCGGACCACGCGGACTCGGGTGCTACCGACAAAAAACCTAGCACAGCAGTTCAGCACAGTGGTTGATGGGTCAACCTTGAACTTCAGTGCGTCAGGGTTCGAAGCCACGCCACGCACGTCTGCACGTGCCCCAAGCACACTGCGTTGACCCGGCGACGCCGGTGCCGTGATGGACCCTGCGTCCGTGAGGAAAGCCGCGACGCGGCGGCCAGCCTGCGGTACTGTCAGTGGACTGAACCCTCGCCGGAGTCCGTTACGTGTACCAGCTGTTCTACGCCCCGCACAGCGCAGCGATGGGCGTGCGTGTACTGCTCGAGGAGATCGGTGTGCCGTACACCCTGATCGAGTCGACCATTGACATGGGCCAGCCGCGGCCGGCCGAGCAACTCGCCTTGAACCCGAACGGCTGGGTGCCGGTGTTGGTCTGGGACGGGGGCGCGATGTACGAGGGGGCGGCGATCTCGGTATTCTTGTGTGACCGACACGCCGAGTCGGCCCTGGCGCCGGCCGCCGAAGACCCGGGCCGAGCGCGCTTTCTGCAAACCCTGGTGTATTTTGCAAGTTCGGTACAGAACGCCTTTCAGCTGACCTACTACCCGGAGCGCTTTGTCGACACCGGCGCGGACGAAGCGAGCGCCGTGCGACGCGGCTGCCGCCGGCTGCGTGAAACCTGGACGGTCGTCGACGACCAGATCGGTGACGGGCCTTGGGTGCTGGGCGAGCGTTTCAGTGCAGCGGACATCTACCTGTACATGCTGACCACGTGGTTCTCTGAGGCGAAGGGACATCCGTCGCTTGGCGACTTCCCGAACGTGCGGCGTGTGGCAACGGCGGTCGGTGACCGTCCCGCGGTGCGTGCCGTGTACGACGACACGGCGGCCTGACACGGGGTGCAGACGCGTGGGCTGTGCCACACAGCGCGGTCACAGCGCCTTGTCGTACAGGTGCAGCCAGCGACCGGCAAAGCGCTCCCGGCCAACGCGTCGGTAGCCGTGTTTCTCGTAGAGGTGGATGCCGAGTCGATTGTTGTCGAAAACGTCCAGCCAGATGCGCTCAACCCCGCCCTCGTGGCGGCAATGCGCCTCCATCAATGCCAAGGATGGCTGGCCCACGCCGCGCGCGGCACGGTCCACGAGGATCCGACGTAACTCGATGCTGCTCGAACCCGCCGGACGCGCGAGGATGAGGTAGCCGCAGAGGCGGTGCGGAGCGCGGTCGATGGCGAGGTAGTCGACGCCTGGCTCAGCGAACTGGCGCCTGTGCCCAGCGAGGCCCGTCTGCAACACAAACGGGCGCGCGTGTGCCTGCCGGTCCATCGCGTCACACGTGGCCAGTTCGTCCTCGTGCAGGGGTCTGAGTGTGATCACGGCGGGCAACCGGGGCGTAACGACGCGCGGGACGGGTGCGTCACAGTGTAGCGAGCTTGCCCTTCTCGGGTTTGCCGGTGACAGTGCGCGGGAAATCGTCAAGAAAGGCGACCTGCGCGGGCACCATGAACCGCGCCATCCGCGCGGCGCAGTGGGCGGTGATCTGAGCGGCGTCGAGCGCGGTGCCGGGTTTGCGGATCACGAACAGCTTCACCACCTCCTCGCCGAGATCACTCGGCACGCCGATCGCTGCACAGTCCTCGACCTCGGGGTGGGACAGTGCGCCTTCCTCGACTTCGTAGGCGGACACCATCTCACCTTTGACGCGAATGCGCTCGCTCATGCGGTGCAGGAAGTAGACGTGGCCTGCCTCGTCTTGCTTGCAGACATCCCCGGTGTGGAACCAGAGGTTGCGTCGGCTCTCGAGTGTACGTTCGGGCATGCCGAAGTAGCCGTCCGACATCACCCCGGGTTCGCGCGGGCGCACGACCAATTCCCCAGCGGTGCCGGCGGGCACCGGGTCATCTCTGTCGTCGTGGATTGCCACTTCGAAGTGGGGCAGCACCACGCCGCCCGGATGATCCCACTGCGGCACCACCACCCAGCCGGCGTCGGTCGAGCCGTAGCCGCCGCCCGGAATCAGGTGCAGCCCGAAGCGCGCATCGAAGTCGGCCTTGGGGACCGGTGCGGGTGTGCTCCAGCAGCGCGTGACGCGGTGCGCGCGCTCCTCCGGGCAAGGTGGGTGTGCCCAGAGCAGTTGCTGAATCGAGCCGAGCATCATGAACCAGGTCACCCCAAAGCGCTGCACCTCCGGCCAGAAGTTCGACACGCTGAACCGCTGGCGCATCACCACGCGACCGCCGGTCATGAGCGTGGGCAGGATGTCGTAGTAGGCCGGCCCGATGTGGCACAGCGGGTAGGGCGTATAGACGCAATCCTCAGGTGTGATCCGAAACGGGTCGATCATGTTCTCGGCCGTGCGCACGGCATAGCGGTGCGACAACAAACAGCCTTTTGATACGCCGGTGGTACCGGAGGTGAACAGGATGGTTGCGGTGTCGGTGTCCATCGCGGGCGACACGATGTGCTCGTCGCAGTCCGACAACAGGCTACCGAAGGGTACGACACGCCAACGGGAAAACCGCTCCTGAGCTGCCTCGGCGCCGTCGAGCATCACCAGGGTGCGGATGTGTGGCAGGCGGTCGCTGACCGCCTCGAGGGCAGCGAGGTGCGCAGCCGACGTGAACAGGATGGTTGCCTCGGTCTGGTCGATCATGCGCTGCAGCGCATCGCCGCGCATCGCGGGGTTGATCGACACCTCGACGGTGTTGAGCTTCTTCAACGCGTAGGTGGTCGCAAGGTACTCGGCGCTGTTCTCGAGGATCAGCGCGACATGGGCGATGTCGTGGCCGAGGTGCTCGCGCAGGCCGTGGGCGATGCGGTTGGTCAGCGATTCGAAGGCCCGGTAGCTGAGGGTCGCACCGGTTTCTGCAATGGTCAGAATCGGCCTGTCGCCGTGCGCGTGGGCGCAGCGGTGCAGCAGCTCGCCAAGTGTGATTCTGAGTGGCATGGTGGGCACAGAGAGGCAATGCAAGCCGCGAGACAATAGCAGGGCCGCCCCCGAACGCAAC
Protein-coding regions in this window:
- a CDS encoding ferric reductase-like transmembrane domain-containing protein, coding for MPRARLLISWSALALALGVPLFAAATSPLLQWRDATYQLAGFAGVLALALLLVQPLLAGRLLPGLSAPLSQRAHRGVGAALVLAVVVHVGGLWVTSPPDVVDALLLDSPTPFSLWGVIAMWAVFATAGLALLRRRWRLRPGTWLLCHGSLATVIVAGTVTHAVLIEGTMGTVSKIAFCVLVAAASGTVLFRSVRRALN
- a CDS encoding twin-arginine translocation pathway signal; the protein is MNRIRTDRRAFLATVGTAIAAGASGLGTAAQADAVKPTRSMRGGSNNYRPGAPIVERIGGGGFWMTGTVRRAGDGVPLAGQRIQIWAHTTEGHERDPHSHGATLTDANGEFRLEMPQIVPAFGQPHGHLAYDSGDFKTVFLRPVMPSAADTTLSAHFVLEPA
- a CDS encoding alpha-D-ribose 1-methylphosphonate 5-triphosphate diphosphatase is translated as MTIGEPGWVLHAGAVLDGDRFHDRPLHFGTGRVVDTPVAPAAARAFDAAGLLIVPGMVDVHGDAFERNIAPRPGVTFDLGAALIETDRQLVANGITTAYLAVTVSWEPGLRSLATAVELMHALERVRPSLIVDLRVQIRWEITATEAVDSVCRWLSTQPTPTLAFNDHFTTLLGNPREVAKLPLYAARSGLSPGAYRAQLKRVISQGDAIDRAVKRIANVARTRGVPMFAHDETSIDMRRHYRALGVAVCEFPLTVDTAREARAHGEAVVLGAPNVVRGGSHTGAVHAGGAIADGLCTVLSTDYHYPALFGAAATLAGNDLARLAEAWALVSRNAAVAVGLSDRGTLALGQRADAIALNWTAHGPSINAVFVRGRPVFLSEPERVQRTL
- a CDS encoding BLUF domain-containing protein, with translation MKAILYYSSAAIELNDTRAWEIAHVSAVQNEVFDVTGYLCFYNTYFFQYIEGPDTRVSRIMDRIHSDDRHSVIQTFEEPELRTRRFPHWRMRYVHWGSLPETSLEKAIAEPIGGRSPRLVEKARWTTALQGTLSRISGLHKAGECVESIERTSTIH
- a CDS encoding BLUF domain-containing protein, which encodes MKALAYFSQARGTLDMQIAWDIARVSAARNHGCGVTGYLSAQDGLFFQYLEGDSATVDALLIHIREDARHRVLCTREEHGLEHRRFPDWSMQVVASGEAPDTRLEHLMQVSFDTVRHTPHNVAVLSSALKLTLAQLGDSASLLEPAAVIESARGPVTHPTP
- a CDS encoding glutathione S-transferase family protein, with amino-acid sequence MYQLFYAPHSAAMGVRVLLEEIGVPYTLIESTIDMGQPRPAEQLALNPNGWVPVLVWDGGAMYEGAAISVFLCDRHAESALAPAAEDPGRARFLQTLVYFASSVQNAFQLTYYPERFVDTGADEASAVRRGCRRLRETWTVVDDQIGDGPWVLGERFSAADIYLYMLTTWFSEAKGHPSLGDFPNVRRVATAVGDRPAVRAVYDDTAA
- a CDS encoding GNAT family N-acetyltransferase; its protein translation is MITLRPLHEDELATCDAMDRQAHARPFVLQTGLAGHRRQFAEPGVDYLAIDRAPHRLCGYLILARPAGSSSIELRRILVDRAARGVGQPSLALMEAHCRHEGGVERIWLDVFDNNRLGIHLYEKHGYRRVGRERFAGRWLHLYDKAL
- a CDS encoding AMP-binding protein — protein: MPLRITLGELLHRCAHAHGDRPILTIAETGATLSYRAFESLTNRIAHGLREHLGHDIAHVALILENSAEYLATTYALKKLNTVEVSINPAMRGDALQRMIDQTEATILFTSAAHLAALEAVSDRLPHIRTLVMLDGAEAAQERFSRWRVVPFGSLLSDCDEHIVSPAMDTDTATILFTSGTTGVSKGCLLSHRYAVRTAENMIDPFRITPEDCVYTPYPLCHIGPAYYDILPTLMTGGRVVMRQRFSVSNFWPEVQRFGVTWFMMLGSIQQLLWAHPPCPEERAHRVTRCWSTPAPVPKADFDARFGLHLIPGGGYGSTDAGWVVVPQWDHPGGVVLPHFEVAIHDDRDDPVPAGTAGELVVRPREPGVMSDGYFGMPERTLESRRNLWFHTGDVCKQDEAGHVYFLHRMSERIRVKGEMVSAYEVEEGALSHPEVEDCAAIGVPSDLGEEVVKLFVIRKPGTALDAAQITAHCAARMARFMVPAQVAFLDDFPRTVTGKPEKGKLATL